In Streptomyces nojiriensis, one genomic interval encodes:
- a CDS encoding DUF6381 family protein has product MRDQAAKLEQAAERATDPAERQRLKDKALRLSEQSKKEANVASGTSIPCDGPAACTGR; this is encoded by the coding sequence ATGCGTGACCAGGCGGCGAAGCTCGAGCAGGCCGCGGAGCGTGCCACCGACCCGGCGGAGCGTCAGCGGCTGAAGGACAAGGCCCTGCGGCTCTCGGAGCAGAGCAAGAAGGAGGCGAACGTGGCCTCGGGGACGTCGATCCCATGTGACGGCCCTGCGGCATGTACCGGCCGGTGA
- a CDS encoding isoamylase early set domain-containing protein produces the protein MLERKLRKDRTEVTFVLPADTPPGPVSVVGDFNDWQPGTHTLRPRKDGKRAVTVELPSASTHSFRYLAAGDYWFNDESAGDQDGPNSRLHT, from the coding sequence ATGCTGGAGCGGAAGCTGCGCAAGGACCGCACGGAGGTCACCTTCGTCCTGCCGGCCGACACGCCACCCGGCCCGGTCAGCGTAGTGGGCGACTTCAACGACTGGCAGCCCGGTACCCACACCCTGCGGCCGCGCAAAGACGGGAAGCGCGCCGTCACGGTCGAGCTGCCCAGCGCCAGCACCCATTCCTTCCGGTACCTGGCCGCCGGTGATTACTGGTTCAACGACGAGAGCGCCGGCGACCAGGACGGCCCCAACAGCCGTCTGCACACCTGA
- the trhA gene encoding PAQR family membrane homeostasis protein TrhA, protein MSRDDVETGGVSSAPTVGGCEASGPPSGSHRDKAAEDSHPVADLVERAADLVEPIKPKLRGWLHAGMVPASLAAGIVLICLAGTPHATLACTVYSVTAWMLFGTSAVYHLGTWGPLGEAVLRRLDHANIFLIIAGTCTPLAVLLLAPDQRSVLLWIVWTGALAGIAFRVLWVGAPRWLYTPCYLALGWAPVRYLPDFLDSGGTPVLALIVTGGLLYSAGAVVYALQRPDPSPRWFGFHEVFHALTVAAFTAHYIAISFTVY, encoded by the coding sequence GTGTCCCGCGACGACGTCGAAACCGGCGGTGTGTCTTCCGCACCGACGGTCGGAGGCTGCGAGGCAAGTGGTCCTCCCTCCGGATCGCACCGTGACAAGGCCGCCGAGGACTCCCACCCGGTTGCCGACCTGGTCGAGCGAGCGGCCGATCTGGTGGAGCCGATCAAGCCGAAGCTACGAGGCTGGCTTCACGCCGGAATGGTCCCCGCATCGCTGGCCGCGGGCATCGTCCTCATCTGCCTGGCTGGGACGCCGCACGCCACCCTGGCCTGCACCGTGTACTCCGTCACCGCCTGGATGCTGTTCGGGACGAGCGCCGTCTACCACCTGGGGACGTGGGGACCACTCGGTGAGGCCGTTCTGCGTCGCCTCGACCACGCCAACATCTTCCTGATCATCGCCGGCACCTGTACCCCGCTTGCCGTGCTCCTTCTCGCCCCTGACCAGCGGTCCGTCCTGCTGTGGATCGTGTGGACGGGCGCTCTGGCCGGCATCGCCTTCCGTGTCCTGTGGGTCGGAGCTCCCCGCTGGCTGTACACCCCCTGCTACCTGGCCCTGGGCTGGGCACCGGTGCGTTACCTGCCCGACTTCCTGGACAGTGGTGGGACGCCCGTACTCGCCTTGATCGTGACCGGCGGGCTTCTCTACAGTGCGGGCGCGGTTGTCTACGCCCTTCAGCGCCCCGACCCCTCGCCCCGCTGGTTCGGCTTCCACGAGGTCTTCCACGCCCTGACCGTGGCAGCCTTCACCGCGCACTACATCGCCATCTCCTTCACCGTCTACTGA
- a CDS encoding PRC-barrel domain-containing protein, protein MSGVWMYAQDSGYTSRQSLVGFTVEAADGTIGHVDRQQDQPGMQHLVVDTGVWVFGKSILIPAGAVAGIDTETRTVRVTGTREEIKAAPQFTTDSETADHRYLSAVGNYYLSLRRPLAP, encoded by the coding sequence GTGAGCGGTGTGTGGATGTACGCGCAGGACAGCGGCTACACGTCCCGGCAGTCACTGGTGGGGTTCACGGTTGAGGCGGCTGACGGAACCATCGGGCACGTGGACCGCCAGCAGGACCAGCCCGGCATGCAACACCTGGTCGTCGACACCGGCGTGTGGGTGTTCGGCAAGAGCATTCTGATCCCGGCCGGCGCCGTCGCCGGCATCGACACCGAAACACGGACGGTAAGGGTGACAGGGACCCGGGAAGAGATCAAAGCCGCTCCCCAGTTCACCACCGACAGCGAAACGGCTGACCACCGCTACCTGTCCGCCGTCGGCAACTACTACCTCTCCCTCCGCCGCCCCCTCGCACCCTGA
- a CDS encoding PP2C family protein-serine/threonine phosphatase — MDLAGVLAAAESASPVESLDVVARLLRDRLQAASVSFLIVDFTGSSVVRLGAADSVESDEPPERVALPGTLYADALRTQRPALQREGNSRVRVVAPVTNRGDAIGLLELFLPDHPDDFAMRQIGATAHALAYIVIANRSFTDVYQWGRRTRPLNLAAEIQHRLLPTSLACEAAQFTVAGALEPATHVGGDTFDYVVDRDTMQLSVTDAMGHDVEAALLATLAVGALRRARRAGAELEVQALEANRAVIDNGRRGFVTGQLLRISLLDGTTQFVNAGHPWPLRLRRERVEQMVPEVDLPFGIQPRTDYRVQRLDLQPGDRLVMLTDGMLERRAVEVDLPSLVARTGDLHPREASRALVAEILRAHGGRLEDDATVMCLDWHGTHQVTRSADAGADLAEASAPE, encoded by the coding sequence GTGGACCTTGCGGGCGTGCTCGCGGCAGCGGAATCCGCCTCCCCTGTGGAGTCCCTGGACGTTGTCGCGCGGCTGCTCCGGGACCGCCTGCAGGCTGCCTCGGTCTCGTTCCTGATCGTCGACTTCACCGGTTCGTCAGTGGTGCGGCTCGGGGCAGCCGACAGCGTCGAGTCTGACGAGCCCCCTGAGCGCGTCGCTCTGCCCGGCACCCTCTACGCGGACGCGTTGCGCACACAGCGGCCGGCCCTCCAGCGAGAGGGCAACAGCCGGGTCAGGGTCGTGGCGCCCGTCACCAACCGCGGCGACGCCATCGGCCTGCTCGAACTCTTCCTGCCGGATCACCCCGACGACTTCGCGATGAGGCAGATCGGCGCGACCGCTCACGCCCTGGCCTACATCGTGATCGCCAATCGGTCCTTCACCGACGTCTACCAATGGGGTCGCCGTACACGGCCCCTGAACCTGGCCGCCGAGATCCAGCACCGACTCCTGCCCACCTCACTGGCGTGTGAGGCAGCCCAGTTCACGGTCGCCGGAGCGCTGGAACCGGCCACGCACGTCGGCGGTGACACCTTCGACTACGTCGTCGACCGCGACACCATGCAACTCTCCGTCACCGATGCCATGGGCCACGACGTGGAAGCCGCGCTACTCGCCACCCTCGCAGTGGGCGCCCTTCGCAGGGCCAGGCGTGCCGGCGCCGAGCTCGAAGTACAGGCCTTGGAGGCCAACCGGGCCGTCATCGACAACGGCAGGCGGGGCTTCGTCACTGGGCAGCTGCTGCGCATCAGCCTGCTCGACGGGACCACTCAGTTCGTCAACGCCGGGCATCCCTGGCCCCTGCGCCTCAGGCGGGAAAGGGTCGAGCAGATGGTTCCCGAGGTCGATCTCCCCTTCGGTATCCAGCCGCGTACCGACTATCGGGTGCAGCGGCTGGACCTGCAGCCGGGTGACCGCCTTGTGATGCTCACCGACGGCATGCTCGAGCGCCGCGCTGTGGAGGTCGATCTGCCCTCCCTGGTTGCGCGCACGGGCGATCTCCACCCCCGCGAGGCCTCCCGCGCTCTGGTCGCCGAGATTCTGCGCGCGCATGGCGGCCGTCTCGAGGACGACGCGACGGTCATGTGCCTGGACTGGCACGGTACCCACCAGGTCACACGCAGCGCTGACGCCGGGGCGGACCTGGCGGAGGCATCCGCACCCGAATAG
- a CDS encoding MerR family transcriptional regulator has product MTADDSFGRLDDDDYPAYTMGRAAEMLGTTQGFLRAIGEARLITPLRSEGGHRRYSRYQLRIAARARELVDQGTPIEAACRIIILEDQLEEAQRINAEYRRAAESSAPPSSA; this is encoded by the coding sequence ATGACAGCAGACGACTCGTTCGGCCGTCTCGACGATGACGACTACCCCGCCTACACGATGGGCCGGGCCGCCGAGATGCTCGGCACCACCCAGGGCTTCCTCCGCGCCATCGGCGAAGCCCGCCTGATCACCCCGCTCCGCTCCGAGGGCGGCCACCGCCGCTACTCCCGCTACCAGCTGCGCATTGCCGCCCGCGCCCGGGAACTCGTCGACCAGGGCACCCCCATCGAGGCCGCCTGCCGCATCATCATCCTCGAAGACCAGCTCGAGGAAGCCCAGCGCATCAACGCCGAGTACCGCCGCGCCGCCGAATCATCCGCGCCGCCGTCCTCGGCCTGA
- a CDS encoding CsbD family protein: protein MSGEQKAEAKGEQAKGKLKETAGRLTGNERMTAEGRAEQAKGDAREAKEKIKDIFKH, encoded by the coding sequence GTGTCTGGTGAGCAGAAGGCCGAGGCGAAGGGCGAGCAGGCCAAGGGCAAGCTCAAGGAGACCGCTGGCCGTCTGACGGGCAATGAGCGGATGACCGCCGAGGGCCGCGCGGAGCAGGCCAAGGGCGATGCCCGCGAGGCCAAGGAAAAGATCAAGGACATCTTCAAGCACTGA
- a CDS encoding DUF2267 domain-containing protein produces MYDQPRPDRPTPAMTFDQMLERVRYEGAYPTRERAEEAVRTVLAALGRQVTGDERVDLAQCLPVEAALTLTAQIPDTEQLTGWGFVKDLAARTGVSPAIARWDTGAVLATVTALAGPDLLARVLQRLPDDYALLFGQAQLRQPQRAAA; encoded by the coding sequence ATGTACGACCAGCCTCGACCGGACCGGCCCACCCCCGCCATGACGTTCGACCAGATGCTGGAACGCGTCCGCTACGAGGGCGCCTACCCCACCCGCGAACGCGCGGAAGAAGCCGTCCGCACCGTGCTTGCCGCGCTCGGCCGGCAGGTCACCGGTGACGAGCGCGTCGACCTCGCCCAGTGCCTGCCCGTCGAAGCCGCCCTCACCCTGACCGCCCAGATCCCCGATACCGAGCAGCTCACCGGCTGGGGCTTCGTCAAGGACCTGGCCGCACGAACCGGCGTGAGCCCGGCCATCGCCCGCTGGGACACCGGCGCCGTACTCGCCACCGTCACCGCGCTCGCCGGACCCGACCTCCTTGCCCGCGTCCTCCAGCGACTCCCCGACGACTACGCACTCCTCTTCGGACAGGCGCAACTGCGCCAGCCTCAGCGCGCCGCCGCCTGA
- a CDS encoding DUF2267 domain-containing protein, which translates to MPMRRESFLTHVQERGEYTTLPEAERAARVVLALLGAHLVGTVRAELAARLPETYALILLNPLQAAEPLSPERFVRATAAWIEGATEKTALWDIGAVLSTVAAAAGDVLMREVLIQLPPGYDLLFGHPQPI; encoded by the coding sequence ATGCCGATGCGCAGGGAATCGTTCCTGACCCACGTCCAGGAACGCGGCGAGTACACGACCCTGCCGGAAGCCGAACGGGCGGCGCGCGTCGTCCTGGCCCTACTGGGCGCGCACCTGGTCGGCACCGTGCGGGCCGAGCTCGCCGCCCGGCTCCCCGAGACGTACGCCCTGATCCTTCTGAATCCCCTGCAGGCCGCCGAACCGCTCTCACCCGAACGCTTCGTCCGCGCGACCGCGGCCTGGATCGAGGGCGCCACCGAGAAGACGGCCCTGTGGGACATCGGCGCGGTCCTCTCCACCGTGGCCGCAGCGGCGGGTGACGTCCTCATGCGCGAGGTCCTGATCCAGCTCCCGCCCGGCTACGACCTCCTCTTCGGCCACCCCCAGCCCATCTGA
- a CDS encoding Hsp20/alpha crystallin family protein — MLMRTDPFREMDRIVQQLSGTSGTWSKPSVMPMDAYRQGDVYVIAFDLPGVSTEAIDIDVERNMLTVKAERRPAEKSDGVQMELSERPLGVFSRQVMLADTLDTEHIEAEYDAGVLTLRIPIAERAKPRKISIGGESGRKQISG, encoded by the coding sequence ATGTTGATGCGCACCGACCCGTTCCGCGAGATGGACCGGATCGTCCAGCAGCTGTCGGGTACGTCTGGCACGTGGTCGAAGCCGTCGGTGATGCCGATGGACGCCTACCGTCAGGGCGACGTGTACGTGATCGCCTTCGACCTCCCCGGTGTGAGCACCGAGGCGATCGACATCGACGTCGAGCGGAACATGCTGACGGTGAAGGCCGAGCGCCGGCCCGCGGAGAAGTCCGACGGCGTGCAGATGGAGCTCTCCGAGCGGCCCCTCGGTGTCTTCTCCCGCCAGGTCATGCTGGCCGACACCCTCGACACCGAGCACATCGAAGCCGAGTACGACGCGGGTGTCCTGACCCTGCGGATCCCGATCGCCGAACGCGCCAAGCCCCGCAAGATCAGCATCGGCGGCGAAAGCGGCCGCAAGCAGATCTCCGGCTGA
- a CDS encoding HSP18 transcriptional regulator yields MNEAERDATPPPTQVPFLAAAAALETIDQALRDAQRPSAAPTTAPTGRAPDPGPHPALAALLLLREVREQLADWESGLIETARGRGASWADLAGPLGVASRQAAERRYLRLRPGAAGSTGEQRVQATRDTRAADRTVTAWARDHAADLRRLAGQVTALTGLPEGAEGAVGDLNLALADDDAARLVRPLIDTRAHLRPEDTELAERIDALTWHTDRLRQETHDQRST; encoded by the coding sequence ATGAACGAGGCCGAACGCGATGCCACCCCACCGCCCACCCAGGTCCCCTTCCTCGCCGCCGCGGCGGCACTGGAGACCATCGACCAGGCCCTGCGGGACGCGCAGCGACCCTCCGCAGCACCAACGACGGCCCCGACGGGGCGCGCGCCGGACCCGGGTCCACACCCGGCCCTGGCCGCGCTGTTGCTGCTGCGCGAAGTCCGCGAGCAGCTCGCCGACTGGGAGAGCGGGCTGATCGAGACCGCCCGCGGGCGAGGCGCGAGCTGGGCCGACCTCGCGGGCCCGCTCGGGGTCGCCAGCCGCCAGGCCGCAGAACGGCGCTACCTGCGGCTGCGCCCGGGAGCGGCCGGGAGCACCGGCGAGCAGCGCGTCCAGGCCACGCGCGACACACGCGCCGCCGACCGCACGGTGACCGCCTGGGCCCGCGACCACGCGGCCGACCTGCGCCGTCTCGCCGGCCAGGTCACCGCTCTGACCGGTCTCCCCGAGGGTGCCGAGGGCGCCGTCGGCGACCTGAACCTGGCCCTCGCCGACGACGACGCCGCCCGCCTCGTCCGCCCTCTGATCGACACCCGTGCCCACCTGCGACCCGAGGACACCGAGCTCGCCGAACGCATCGACGCCCTGACCTGGCACACCGACCGGCTCCGCCAGGAAACCCACGACCAACGCAGCACCTGA
- a CDS encoding STAS domain-containing protein: MAERPSPEAGGNAIAVEVLEHAVAIRPSGEIDIETAPALRFALAEALTHASPAKPVTVDCSRVSFCDSSALNALLAARRAAQETGTVVRLAAPNHQLLRLLEMTGTLPLFPADHDPPPGDRSPEGWPDGLPQ; the protein is encoded by the coding sequence ATGGCCGAACGCCCTTCCCCGGAGGCCGGCGGCAACGCCATCGCCGTGGAAGTCCTGGAGCACGCCGTTGCCATCAGGCCCTCGGGCGAGATAGACATCGAGACGGCCCCCGCCCTGCGGTTCGCCCTCGCCGAAGCCCTCACCCACGCCTCGCCGGCCAAGCCCGTGACGGTCGACTGCAGCCGCGTCTCCTTCTGCGACTCCTCCGCGCTCAACGCACTCCTCGCCGCCCGGCGCGCAGCACAGGAGACCGGAACCGTCGTTCGCCTGGCAGCCCCCAACCACCAGCTCCTGCGCCTCCTGGAGATGACCGGCACCCTGCCCCTCTTCCCCGCGGACCACGACCCGCCGCCCGGCGACCGCTCTCCGGAGGGATGGCCGGACGGCCTGCCTCAATAG
- a CDS encoding isoamylase early set domain-containing protein encodes MLERAVRKNRAKVTFVLPADMPAAEVSVVGDFNDWCPGVHPLTLRKDGNRAVTVELPTGSNHSFRYLAAGDYWFNDDTADEQDGPNSRLRT; translated from the coding sequence GTGCTGGAACGCGCCGTGCGCAAGAACCGCGCCAAGGTCACCTTCGTTCTGCCCGCCGACATGCCTGCGGCCGAGGTGAGCGTGGTCGGCGACTTCAACGACTGGTGTCCCGGCGTGCACCCTCTTACCCTCCGCAAGGACGGCAACCGCGCGGTCACCGTTGAGCTGCCCACCGGCAGCAACCATTCCTTCCGCTACCTGGCCGCCGGTGACTACTGGTTCAACGACGACACCGCCGACGAGCAAGACGGCCCCAACAGCCGTCTCCGCACCTGA
- a CDS encoding SCO5918 family protein: MRCVIARFPFDLTKSGVLESMKGVKPEQVVGESVIIGRRTYPVKQVGQVITRQDRRDFSAGEVLRAMTQLGFTCRGLPRAAAPRRVLSPLQQASAMLGIPVTV; this comes from the coding sequence ATGCGCTGTGTCATCGCCCGTTTCCCGTTCGACCTGACCAAGAGCGGTGTCCTGGAGTCGATGAAGGGCGTCAAGCCCGAGCAGGTCGTCGGCGAGTCCGTGATCATCGGGCGCCGTACCTACCCCGTCAAGCAGGTCGGTCAGGTCATCACGCGCCAGGACCGCCGCGACTTCAGCGCCGGTGAAGTCCTCCGGGCCATGACCCAGCTCGGGTTCACCTGCCGCGGCCTCCCCCGGGCCGCCGCGCCCAGGCGCGTCCTCAGCCCGCTCCAGCAGGCTTCCGCGATGCTCGGCATCCCGGTGACCGTCTGA
- a CDS encoding CBS domain-containing protein codes for MTLVQMQPRSANANPVHRTVDDAMEAAGPQVCDDMTVEVALAVMAGARAGHLLVCDEDGLCTGLVTQAQLTAIRDSAAYTDRVRLRDLLGDRGPVASPATTMAEAEHAMRYRRLDALPVVDEQGSALGVLALAR; via the coding sequence TTGACGCTGGTCCAGATGCAGCCCCGCTCGGCGAACGCCAACCCTGTGCACCGGACGGTGGACGACGCGATGGAGGCGGCCGGTCCACAGGTATGTGACGACATGACGGTCGAGGTGGCCCTGGCCGTCATGGCCGGCGCCCGCGCGGGTCATCTGCTCGTCTGCGACGAGGACGGCCTGTGCACTGGGCTGGTCACGCAGGCCCAGCTCACCGCCATCCGCGACAGCGCGGCGTACACCGACCGGGTCCGTCTCCGCGACCTGCTGGGGGACCGCGGGCCGGTCGCCTCACCCGCAACCACGATGGCCGAAGCCGAACACGCGATGCGCTACCGCCGGCTCGATGCCCTGCCGGTCGTCGATGAGCAGGGCAGTGCTCTGGGCGTCCTCGCCCTTGCCCGCTGA
- a CDS encoding DEAD/DEAH box helicase: MNRTRTNDRSSRTRSRTGGPAFGAAAGSERGSRFGSSAPSRSGGPRRSGGYGRRPAAVQGEFAPPKTITPALPAVEAFADLDMPAELLAALGAQGLSVPFPIQGATLPNTLAGRDVLGRGRTGSGKTLAFGLALLARTAGQRAEPRQPLALILVPTRELAQQVTDALTPYARAVKLRLTTVVGGMSIGKQAGALRGGAEVVVATPGRLKDLIDRGECRLNQVAITVLDEADQMADMGFMPQVTALLDQVRPEGQRMLFSATLDRNVDLLVRRYLTDPVVHSVDPSAGAVTTMEHHVLHVHGADKHRTTTEIAAREGRVIMFLDTKHAVDRLTQDLLNSGVRAAALHGGKSQPQRTRTLAQFKTGHVTVLVATNVAARGIHVDNLDLVVNVDPPTDHKDYLHRGGRTARAGESGSVVTLVTPNQRRDMTRLMQAAGITPQTTQVRSGEEALNRITGAQAPSGIPVVITAPVVERAKRSAASRGRRRPASTVRRVSVRQSAFDAAA; this comes from the coding sequence ATGAACCGCACACGTACGAACGACCGTTCCTCTCGCACCCGCAGCCGCACCGGCGGCCCCGCTTTCGGCGCTGCCGCCGGTTCGGAGCGGGGCAGCCGCTTCGGCTCGTCGGCCCCGAGCCGTTCCGGAGGTCCGCGCCGCTCGGGCGGCTACGGCCGCCGACCCGCAGCGGTACAGGGCGAGTTCGCTCCGCCGAAGACCATCACTCCCGCGCTGCCCGCCGTCGAGGCCTTCGCCGACCTCGACATGCCGGCGGAGCTGCTTGCTGCCCTAGGCGCGCAGGGCCTGAGCGTGCCGTTCCCGATCCAGGGAGCCACCCTGCCCAACACCCTCGCAGGCCGCGACGTCCTCGGCCGCGGACGGACCGGCTCCGGTAAGACCCTCGCCTTCGGCCTCGCTCTGCTGGCCCGCACCGCCGGGCAGCGCGCCGAGCCCCGCCAGCCCCTCGCCCTGATCCTCGTCCCCACCCGCGAGCTGGCCCAGCAGGTGACCGACGCCCTCACCCCGTACGCCCGCGCCGTGAAGCTGCGCCTGACCACGGTCGTCGGCGGCATGTCGATCGGCAAGCAGGCCGGAGCGCTGCGCGGAGGCGCAGAGGTCGTCGTGGCTACGCCCGGCCGGTTGAAGGACCTCATCGACCGTGGCGAATGCCGGCTTAACCAGGTCGCGATCACCGTCCTGGACGAGGCCGACCAGATGGCCGACATGGGCTTCATGCCGCAGGTCACCGCCCTCCTGGACCAGGTGCGTCCTGAGGGGCAGCGGATGCTTTTCTCCGCCACCCTCGACCGCAACGTCGACCTGCTGGTGCGCCGCTACCTGACCGACCCCGTCGTGCACTCGGTGGACCCGTCCGCGGGCGCCGTCACGACGATGGAGCACCACGTGCTGCACGTCCACGGCGCCGACAAGCACCGCACGACGACGGAGATCGCGGCCCGGGAGGGCCGGGTGATCATGTTCCTGGACACCAAGCACGCCGTCGACCGGCTGACCCAGGACCTGCTGAACAGCGGTGTCCGGGCCGCCGCCCTGCACGGTGGGAAGTCGCAGCCGCAGCGCACGCGCACCCTCGCCCAGTTCAAGACCGGACACGTGACCGTACTGGTCGCGACGAACGTGGCGGCGCGCGGCATCCACGTCGACAACCTCGACCTCGTCGTCAACGTCGACCCGCCCACCGACCACAAGGACTACCTCCACCGCGGCGGCCGCACCGCCCGCGCCGGCGAGTCCGGCAGCGTCGTCACCCTCGTCACTCCCAACCAGCGCCGCGACATGACCCGCCTCATGCAGGCCGCCGGCATCACACCGCAGACCACCCAGGTCCGCTCCGGCGAAGAGGCACTGAACCGGATCACCGGCGCCCAAGCCCCCTCCGGCATCCCCGTCGTCATCACCGCACCCGTCGTCGAACGCGCCAAGCGCAGCGCGGCCTCCCGCGGCAGGCGACGGCCCGCCTCGACGGTCCGGCGCGTGAGCGTGCGGCAGTCCGCCTTCGATGCGGCGGCCTGA
- a CDS encoding cold-shock protein — MASGTVKWFNAAKGFGFIEQDGGGDDVFAHFSNIAAQGFRELLEGQKVTFDIAQGQKGPTAENIVPA; from the coding sequence ATGGCATCTGGCACCGTGAAGTGGTTCAACGCAGCCAAGGGCTTCGGCTTCATCGAGCAGGACGGTGGCGGCGACGACGTCTTCGCCCACTTCTCGAACATCGCCGCCCAGGGCTTCCGCGAGCTGCTGGAAGGCCAGAAGGTCACCTTCGACATCGCGCAGGGCCAGAAGGGCCCGACGGCCGAGAACATCGTTCCCGCCTGA
- the dcd gene encoding dCTP deaminase has translation MLLSDKDIRAEIDSGRVRIDPFEESMVQPSSIDVRLDRFFRVFENHRYAHIDPAIEQSDLTRMVEPEGDEAFILHPGEFVLASTYEVISLPDDIASRLEGKSSLGRLGLVTHSTAGFIDPGFSGHVTLELSNLATLPIKLWPGMKIGQLCMFRLSSPAEFPYGSERYGSRYQGQRGPTASRSFQNFHRTQVRHEA, from the coding sequence GTGCTTCTCTCTGACAAAGACATCCGGGCCGAGATCGACAGCGGACGGGTTCGCATCGACCCGTTCGAGGAATCGATGGTGCAGCCCTCCAGCATCGATGTACGTCTCGACCGGTTCTTCCGGGTGTTCGAGAACCACCGCTACGCCCACATCGATCCGGCGATCGAGCAGTCGGACCTGACCCGGATGGTCGAGCCGGAGGGTGACGAGGCGTTCATCCTCCACCCCGGTGAGTTCGTCCTCGCCTCGACGTACGAGGTCATCTCGCTGCCCGACGACATCGCCTCCAGACTGGAGGGGAAGTCCAGCCTGGGCCGCCTCGGCCTGGTGACGCATTCGACCGCCGGGTTCATCGACCCCGGGTTCTCGGGCCACGTGACCCTGGAGCTGTCGAACCTCGCCACCCTGCCGATCAAGCTCTGGCCGGGCATGAAGATCGGGCAGCTGTGCATGTTCCGACTCAGCTCGCCGGCCGAGTTCCCGTACGGCAGCGAGCGCTACGGGTCCAGGTACCAGGGGCAGCGCGGGCCGACCGCCTCGCGCTCCTTCCAGAACTTCCACCGCACCCAGGTGAGGCACGAGGCATGA
- a CDS encoding phosphoribosyltransferase, whose translation MSDVRENLTYDGFGRAVRELAQTIADDGYEPDIILSIARGGVFVAGGLAYALDCKNIHLVNVEFYTGVGTTLEMPVMLAPVPEAIDFTDKKVLIADDVADTGKTLKLVHDFCLGHVAEVRSAVVYEKSHSLVKCEYVWKKTDEWINFPWSVEPPVVKREGQVLDA comes from the coding sequence ATGAGCGACGTACGCGAGAACCTGACCTACGACGGCTTCGGGCGCGCCGTGCGCGAGCTGGCGCAGACGATCGCCGACGACGGCTACGAGCCCGACATCATCCTGAGCATCGCCCGCGGCGGGGTGTTCGTCGCCGGCGGCCTGGCGTACGCGCTCGACTGCAAGAACATCCACCTCGTGAACGTGGAGTTCTACACCGGCGTCGGCACCACGCTGGAGATGCCGGTCATGCTGGCACCCGTGCCCGAGGCGATCGACTTCACCGACAAGAAGGTCCTCATCGCCGATGACGTGGCCGACACCGGCAAGACGCTGAAGCTCGTCCACGACTTCTGCCTGGGCCACGTCGCCGAGGTGCGCTCCGCCGTCGTCTACGAGAAGTCCCACTCCCTCGTGAAGTGCGAGTACGTGTGGAAGAAGACCGACGAGTGGATCAACTTCCCCTGGTCGGTCGAGCCGCCCGTCGTCAAGCGCGAGGGCCAGGTCCTCGACGCCTAG